A genomic stretch from Longibacter salinarum includes:
- a CDS encoding class II 3-deoxy-7-phosphoheptulonate synthase yields MPTPVQSWTPSSWREHDARQQPTYENEDELQDVLGHLRTLPPLITSWEVENLKAELARAANGERFVLQGGDCAESFADCTADVITSRLKIMLQTSLILTYGLNKRVVRVGRFAGQYAKPRSSDTETQDGTTLPSYRGDIINDPAFTKEARRPDPQRLKRAYMKSGLTLNLVRSLVEGGFADLRHPEYWDLDFMQHSPLADEYHAIVESIEDTLSFLDVVAGRRADSMDRVTFYTSHEALLLPYEEALTRTVPHNQGAYNLGTHFPWIGKRTNQLDGAHVEYMRGIANPLGLKVGPDMTREKLVSLVRHLDPEKEPGRLTLITRFGADEIGERLPPLLHAVQATGHPVLWICDPMHGNTEKTNGGIKTRRFANILGELEQAFDIHKAEDSMLGGVHFELTGENVTECIGGARGLQEADLERAYKSHVDPRLNYEQTLEMAFSVVRKARNGGLDV; encoded by the coding sequence ATGCCCACCCCCGTTCAGTCGTGGACTCCGTCGTCCTGGCGAGAACACGACGCCCGGCAGCAACCCACGTACGAAAACGAGGATGAATTGCAGGATGTCCTCGGTCACCTCCGGACGCTTCCCCCGCTCATCACGTCGTGGGAGGTCGAGAATCTGAAAGCCGAACTTGCGCGTGCGGCGAACGGCGAGCGATTCGTTCTCCAGGGCGGCGACTGTGCCGAATCATTCGCGGACTGTACGGCAGATGTGATCACGAGCCGGCTCAAGATCATGCTCCAGACGAGCCTGATCCTGACGTACGGACTCAACAAGCGCGTGGTGCGCGTGGGGCGCTTCGCCGGTCAGTATGCTAAGCCGCGATCATCGGATACGGAAACGCAAGATGGTACCACCCTTCCGAGTTATCGGGGCGATATCATCAACGACCCGGCGTTTACGAAAGAGGCGCGTAGACCGGACCCGCAGCGGCTCAAGCGAGCCTACATGAAGTCGGGTCTGACCCTGAATCTGGTGCGCTCGCTCGTCGAAGGGGGCTTCGCGGATCTCCGTCACCCGGAGTACTGGGATCTCGACTTTATGCAGCATTCGCCGCTGGCGGACGAGTATCACGCCATCGTCGAGTCGATCGAGGATACCCTCAGCTTTCTCGATGTCGTCGCCGGCCGGCGGGCGGACTCGATGGATCGTGTCACCTTCTACACGAGCCACGAGGCCCTGCTGCTGCCGTACGAGGAGGCGCTTACGCGGACAGTTCCGCACAACCAGGGCGCGTATAACCTCGGGACACACTTCCCCTGGATCGGCAAGCGGACCAATCAGCTCGACGGCGCGCACGTGGAGTACATGCGCGGCATCGCAAACCCGCTGGGCCTGAAGGTCGGCCCCGACATGACACGCGAGAAGCTCGTTTCCCTCGTGCGCCACCTGGACCCGGAGAAGGAGCCGGGCCGCCTCACCCTGATCACGCGGTTTGGAGCCGACGAGATCGGCGAACGCCTCCCACCGTTGCTACATGCGGTTCAGGCGACCGGGCATCCGGTCCTGTGGATCTGCGATCCGATGCACGGCAATACCGAGAAAACGAACGGCGGAATCAAAACCCGTCGATTTGCGAATATCCTCGGCGAGCTGGAGCAGGCCTTCGACATCCACAAAGCGGAGGACTCCATGCTGGGCGGCGTCCACTTCGAGCTCACGGGAGAGAACGTCACGGAATGCATCGGCGGTGCTCGCGGACTGCAGGAAGCCGATCTGGAGCGCGCGTACAAGTCGCACGTCGACCCGCGCCTCAACTATGAGCAGACACTGGAGATGGCATTCAGTGTCGTCCGTAAGGCGCGGAACGGTGGTTTGGACGTGTGA
- a CDS encoding nuclear transport factor 2 family protein, translated as MSSPTVESMIETNAPDDAVRGVRSTIRKFFDAMNRQDLEQMVEITAHDPHMVHIGTDVGEIWRGWEHLHADTIEQFDGLQRYEATIRRLAIHTSENGDTAWYSHLLDAEIDSASGTQVWKGARFTGVLEKRGGDWKLVQTHVSLPESHA; from the coding sequence ATGTCGTCTCCGACCGTAGAATCTATGATCGAAACGAACGCGCCTGACGATGCGGTGCGTGGTGTTCGTTCGACGATCCGGAAGTTTTTCGATGCGATGAACCGCCAGGATCTTGAGCAGATGGTGGAGATCACCGCGCACGACCCGCATATGGTGCATATCGGCACCGATGTTGGCGAGATCTGGCGTGGGTGGGAGCACCTACACGCTGACACGATCGAGCAATTCGACGGCCTGCAGCGGTACGAGGCGACGATCCGGCGGTTAGCCATTCACACATCTGAGAACGGGGACACCGCGTGGTATTCGCACTTGCTGGATGCGGAGATCGACTCGGCCTCTGGGACGCAGGTGTGGAAGGGCGCCCGGTTTACCGGCGTTCTCGAAAAGCGCGGAGGCGACTGGAAGCTGGTGCAGACGCACGTCTCGCTGCCTGAATCTCACGCCTGA
- a CDS encoding cryptochrome/photolyase family protein produces the protein MSLRYRRSLFLFRRDLRLHDNRALQAACMASRSIVPAFVFDPRQTSEDANSYFSPNAFRVLIHALADLERELEDRGGRLYVFEGEAEHVLKRLLLSGTIDAVYVSRDYTPFARQRDAALENVAHEHGVAFHAESNVLLTEPEDVLTRDGDPFFVYSHFRKAARKVSIPTPVAVEAPHWETRDGSLDTVSIDAFRPTPNPELKVSGGREEALDMIGRMGEFRYYSKKRHRMDDYGQATMCSAALKFGTISPREMYHAVRREWGARHKLNSQLLWRDFYTHFAYHFPSVFGQAIRPKDRFIDWRNDDNAWERWCEGRTGVPIVDAGIREMVTTGYMHNRARMAVASFLTKHLLIDWRRGERFFARHLLDYDPAVNNGNWQWSASVGLDSIPMRMFNPYTQVEKYDKGAEYVRTWVPELRDVSPDLLTAGEPIDYSTQAADYPPPIVDHGTAYRRAQEMYTQAVQQAKENGYGRYDVGSG, from the coding sequence ATGTCTCTTCGTTACCGCCGCAGCCTCTTTCTCTTCCGGCGGGACCTTCGGCTCCACGACAACCGAGCGCTACAGGCCGCGTGCATGGCCTCGCGCAGCATCGTTCCGGCATTCGTTTTCGATCCACGACAGACGAGCGAAGACGCCAACAGCTATTTCTCACCGAACGCTTTCCGGGTGCTCATCCACGCACTCGCTGACCTTGAGCGTGAACTGGAGGACCGGGGTGGGCGGCTGTACGTGTTTGAGGGGGAAGCGGAGCACGTGCTCAAGCGTCTGTTGCTAAGTGGAACGATCGACGCCGTCTATGTCAGCCGCGACTACACGCCGTTCGCCCGACAACGTGATGCCGCACTAGAAAATGTAGCGCATGAGCACGGCGTTGCGTTTCATGCGGAGTCAAACGTTCTGCTCACCGAGCCGGAGGACGTCCTCACCCGCGATGGCGATCCGTTTTTCGTCTACAGTCATTTCCGAAAAGCGGCGCGGAAGGTTAGCATCCCGACACCCGTGGCTGTTGAAGCACCGCACTGGGAGACGCGCGACGGCTCCCTCGACACCGTATCCATCGATGCCTTCCGGCCGACGCCCAATCCGGAGCTAAAGGTAAGCGGTGGCCGCGAGGAGGCGCTCGACATGATCGGCCGGATGGGCGAATTTCGCTACTACTCAAAGAAGCGCCACCGGATGGACGATTACGGGCAGGCAACGATGTGTTCGGCCGCCCTCAAGTTCGGGACGATCTCGCCACGAGAGATGTACCATGCCGTCCGACGCGAGTGGGGCGCACGGCACAAGCTCAACAGCCAACTCCTCTGGCGGGATTTCTACACGCACTTTGCCTATCACTTCCCATCGGTCTTTGGTCAGGCCATTCGCCCGAAGGATCGCTTTATCGACTGGCGCAATGACGACAACGCCTGGGAGCGGTGGTGTGAGGGGCGGACGGGTGTGCCAATTGTGGATGCCGGGATCCGCGAAATGGTCACCACTGGGTACATGCACAACCGGGCACGTATGGCGGTGGCGTCGTTCCTGACGAAGCACCTCCTGATCGACTGGCGGCGCGGGGAGCGGTTCTTCGCCCGGCACCTTCTCGACTACGATCCTGCCGTCAACAACGGCAACTGGCAGTGGTCCGCGTCCGTGGGGCTGGATTCGATCCCGATGCGCATGTTCAACCCGTACACGCAGGTCGAGAAGTACGACAAAGGAGCTGAGTACGTGCGAACATGGGTGCCGGAGCTTCGGGACGTGTCGCCGGATCTGCTGACCGCGGGCGAGCCTATCGACTATTCGACCCAGGCCGCCGACTACCCTCCGCCGATCGTCGATCACGGTACGGCCTACCGCCGGGCACAGGAGATGTACACGCAGGCTGTGCAACAGGCGAAGGAAAACGGCTACGGGCGCTATGATGTCGGATCTGGCTAA
- a CDS encoding bifunctional folylpolyglutamate synthase/dihydrofolate synthase: MSSGIDRLHALPRFSGEADASFKPGLERMHALLDAMGNPEEAFPSIHVAGTNGKGSTASMIAAIASTSDRRVGLHTSPELTHVTELMRVNGRPAAETWLDEAVHRHSHVIDHVQPSFFEATVAFSFLYFAEQAVDLAVVEVGLGGRLDATNVLDSTASVITSIDLEHTNLLGDTLSAIAREKAGIIKPGRPCVTGVTQDEALITIRAVAAELGAAVHVLDEEGTIRIHHGGVQESPMIDLRTPDRLYERLTPSLPGAHQFRNAWLAVRALEVAGMDISPKAVREGLAHLADRSGLRGRMEVLSRRPLVIADVAHNPSSLAATLTAIGPSVDGQLYVGLALARDKDAGAIAQLLTDRDATIIPLQIDASRLRSADALTDVLRHAGARIVAPQTVEGARRQFERDAHHDDALLLTGSHHVVREAIEAEGAIAPS; encoded by the coding sequence ATGTCCAGCGGTATCGACCGACTTCACGCGCTGCCGCGTTTCAGCGGTGAGGCTGACGCCAGCTTCAAGCCCGGCCTTGAGCGCATGCACGCGCTGCTCGACGCGATGGGCAATCCCGAGGAAGCGTTCCCCAGCATCCATGTTGCGGGAACGAATGGCAAGGGCTCAACGGCCTCGATGATAGCGGCCATTGCATCCACCTCGGATCGCCGGGTCGGCCTGCACACGTCGCCAGAGCTAACCCACGTCACAGAGCTCATGCGCGTGAACGGCCGGCCGGCAGCGGAGACATGGCTCGACGAGGCGGTGCATCGCCATTCTCACGTGATCGACCATGTACAGCCCAGTTTCTTTGAGGCGACCGTCGCGTTCAGCTTTCTGTATTTCGCAGAACAGGCGGTCGATCTTGCGGTCGTGGAGGTAGGACTCGGTGGGCGACTCGATGCCACCAACGTGCTGGACTCGACGGCCAGCGTCATCACGAGTATTGACCTCGAGCACACGAACCTGCTCGGCGACACGCTGTCAGCGATCGCGCGGGAAAAAGCGGGGATCATCAAGCCAGGGCGGCCCTGTGTCACCGGGGTGACGCAGGACGAGGCGCTAATAACGATCCGCGCCGTCGCCGCAGAGCTGGGCGCGGCGGTCCACGTGCTGGATGAGGAAGGCACGATCAGGATCCACCACGGCGGCGTGCAGGAATCGCCCATGATCGATCTCCGCACCCCCGACCGTTTGTACGAACGCTTGACGCCGTCCCTTCCGGGTGCGCACCAGTTTCGAAACGCGTGGCTAGCGGTTCGGGCTCTTGAAGTCGCCGGCATGGACATCAGTCCGAAAGCAGTTCGAGAAGGGCTTGCGCATCTCGCGGACCGGTCCGGCCTGCGCGGACGGATGGAGGTTCTGTCGCGTCGGCCGCTTGTCATCGCCGATGTCGCCCACAATCCGTCGAGCCTCGCCGCCACGCTCACAGCCATCGGGCCGTCTGTTGATGGTCAGCTCTACGTCGGGCTCGCCCTCGCCCGAGACAAAGACGCCGGGGCAATCGCACAGCTTCTAACTGATCGGGATGCAACCATTATCCCGCTCCAGATCGACGCGTCTCGGCTCCGTTCTGCCGACGCCCTGACGGACGTTCTGCGGCACGCTGGCGCACGCATCGTGGCACCCCAAACCGTGGAGGGCGCCCGGCGTCAATTCGAGCGGGATGCCCACCATGACGATGCGCTGCTGCTCACGGGATCGCATCACGTCGTACGCGAAGCCATTGAAGCCGAGGGGGCCATCGCCCCCTCGTGA
- a CDS encoding ArsA family ATPase, whose translation MLFPDDDASAPSASPRILLFTGKGGVGKTTCAAATALRAARDGHKTLILSSDPAHSLADAVDEPLGPEPTEIVENLFAQEVDLYYSMKKYWGNMRELMLTVFRWQGVEQVAAEELAALPGMNEGSVLLWLEQAIREEDFDLIIVDSAPTGETLTLLTLPQVTQWWLSKAFPFQKLAVKSLGFGVRKTTGIPLDKGYEELERIFEKLETVRAVLSDHAITSIRLVMNPEKMVIAEARRAYTYLQLYGYGVDSVIVNRVLPEDQIPENSLFSGYLASQRQYMRDIENSFAPLPILTVPHLGEEVFGLERLTRIANGMYEDNDPVAVLHDEPTYEVQESGAGYKIRIRLPFVDEQEVEARQFGDQLVVQVANQRRNYALPNFLSYYTVRDTTLADGWLTVHFDEDDREAA comes from the coding sequence ATGCTGTTTCCAGACGACGACGCGTCCGCGCCATCCGCTTCGCCGCGCATTCTGCTTTTTACAGGGAAAGGTGGCGTAGGCAAGACCACCTGTGCCGCGGCCACGGCCCTCCGCGCTGCCCGGGACGGGCACAAGACCCTCATCCTCAGCTCCGACCCTGCGCACAGCCTCGCGGATGCTGTCGATGAACCGCTCGGGCCCGAGCCGACGGAAATCGTCGAGAACCTCTTCGCCCAAGAGGTCGACCTGTACTACTCGATGAAGAAGTACTGGGGAAACATGCGCGAGCTCATGCTCACAGTTTTCCGCTGGCAGGGCGTCGAGCAAGTCGCGGCGGAGGAACTGGCGGCCCTGCCAGGCATGAACGAAGGCTCCGTCCTACTATGGCTCGAACAGGCTATCCGCGAAGAAGACTTCGACCTTATCATCGTCGATAGCGCGCCGACGGGCGAGACGCTCACGCTCCTCACGCTTCCGCAGGTCACGCAGTGGTGGCTGTCGAAAGCCTTTCCTTTCCAGAAACTCGCCGTCAAATCGCTGGGATTTGGCGTTCGAAAGACAACCGGTATTCCGCTCGACAAGGGTTACGAAGAGCTGGAGCGGATTTTTGAAAAGCTCGAGACCGTGCGCGCGGTCCTTTCCGACCACGCAATCACCTCGATTCGCCTGGTTATGAATCCCGAGAAAATGGTCATTGCAGAGGCGCGCCGGGCGTACACGTATCTTCAGTTGTACGGCTACGGTGTGGATAGCGTCATCGTGAACCGCGTGCTGCCGGAAGATCAGATTCCCGAGAACTCGCTCTTTTCTGGATACCTGGCCTCGCAGCGCCAGTACATGCGCGATATCGAAAACAGCTTCGCTCCCTTGCCCATACTCACGGTGCCCCACCTCGGCGAAGAAGTGTTCGGGCTCGAGCGATTGACGCGCATCGCGAACGGCATGTACGAAGACAACGACCCGGTCGCCGTGCTGCACGACGAACCAACGTACGAGGTTCAGGAGTCGGGCGCCGGATACAAAATCCGCATTCGGCTGCCGTTCGTCGACGAGCAGGAGGTCGAGGCTCGTCAGTTTGGGGATCAACTCGTGGTTCAGGTCGCTAATCAACGGCGGAATTACGCTTTGCCCAATTTTTTAAGTTATTATACCGTTCGCGACACGACCTTAGCCGACGGTTGGCTCACGGTCCATTTCGATGAGGACGACCGCGAAGCCGCGTAG
- a CDS encoding hydroxymethylglutaryl-CoA reductase, with protein MFVPSVLLKQLYTFGSLENTDRGVQFSIKNRLKDATLTELISVSINGDPVPSDQLELYLGDGEVYTPETISKDNPVDFPLRRSLHVRTRSISHLEIGKHQIEISFRAKPFGKLNFKVEDAITEEEDEIIRIPRDEQDDYSEAAIERRQKWIEERTGQELKHTPVYSIDPKTARGNCEHFTGVSQIPLGIAGPLTVNGEHAGGDYVIPLATTEGTLVASYNRGIKVCNLAGGVKATVVNDAMQRAPVFVFRDAREARDFTHWVNDNIDTIREEAESTSSVAKLIYIDNYLSNRFAYLRFNYKTGDAAGQNMVGRATFAACGWIIDHYPEPIQHFYLESNFATDKKASQVNVMRTRGKRVTAEATIPRKVLVQHMRVEPESLHYHWNVATVGAFLSGANNNGAHSPNAITAMFIATGQDVANVSESSAAVLYTEITEEGDLYISLTIPSLIVATYGGGTGLATQRECLEMMDCYGKGKVNKFAEIVASVALAGELSLGSAISSSDWVSSHETYGRNR; from the coding sequence ATGTTCGTCCCTTCTGTGCTGCTGAAGCAGCTTTACACATTCGGCAGCCTCGAGAATACCGACCGAGGCGTTCAGTTCTCAATCAAAAACCGGCTCAAAGACGCCACGTTAACAGAACTGATCAGCGTTTCCATTAACGGGGATCCGGTACCCTCCGATCAGCTGGAGCTGTATCTAGGCGATGGCGAAGTGTATACGCCCGAAACCATCAGCAAGGACAATCCGGTCGATTTTCCTCTGCGCCGGAGCCTTCATGTTCGCACCCGGAGTATTTCGCATCTGGAGATCGGTAAGCACCAGATCGAGATCTCCTTCCGGGCGAAGCCCTTCGGCAAGCTGAACTTCAAGGTTGAGGATGCCATTACCGAGGAGGAAGACGAGATCATCCGGATTCCGCGCGATGAACAGGATGACTACAGTGAGGCGGCCATCGAGCGGCGTCAGAAATGGATCGAGGAACGGACGGGACAGGAACTGAAGCACACGCCGGTCTACTCAATTGACCCGAAGACGGCAAGGGGCAACTGCGAACACTTCACTGGGGTGTCGCAGATTCCGCTCGGCATTGCCGGGCCGCTAACCGTGAACGGCGAGCACGCAGGGGGCGACTACGTCATCCCACTGGCCACAACCGAAGGAACGCTTGTTGCGTCGTACAACCGCGGCATCAAGGTGTGCAACCTCGCCGGCGGCGTGAAGGCAACGGTGGTGAACGACGCCATGCAACGCGCGCCCGTGTTCGTCTTCCGAGATGCCCGCGAGGCCCGCGACTTCACCCACTGGGTCAACGACAACATCGACACGATCCGCGAGGAGGCGGAATCCACGTCGAGCGTCGCGAAACTGATCTACATCGACAACTACCTGTCGAACCGGTTCGCGTACCTCCGTTTCAATTACAAAACGGGCGACGCAGCCGGACAGAACATGGTCGGGCGGGCGACCTTCGCCGCGTGCGGGTGGATCATCGACCACTACCCGGAGCCAATCCAGCACTTCTACCTCGAATCGAACTTTGCGACCGACAAGAAGGCATCGCAGGTCAACGTCATGCGCACACGAGGCAAGCGCGTGACGGCCGAAGCCACGATTCCGCGTAAGGTGCTCGTTCAACACATGCGTGTCGAACCTGAAAGCTTGCACTACCACTGGAACGTAGCAACCGTCGGGGCCTTCCTCTCCGGTGCAAACAATAACGGCGCCCACTCGCCCAACGCGATCACGGCGATGTTCATCGCGACCGGGCAGGACGTGGCCAACGTCTCGGAGTCGTCCGCGGCCGTCCTCTACACGGAGATTACGGAAGAAGGCGACCTGTACATTTCGCTCACGATCCCGTCGCTCATCGTTGCTACGTACGGCGGCGGCACCGGCCTCGCTACGCAGCGCGAGTGCCTGGAGATGATGGACTGCTACGGAAAAGGCAAGGTGAATAAGTTCGCAGAGATCGTCGCGAGCGTCGCCCTGGCCGGCGAGTTGAGCCTGGGCTCGGCGATCTCGTCCTCTGACTGGGTCTCCTCGCACGAAACCTACGGGCGAAACCGGTAG
- a CDS encoding cellulose synthase family protein, translating to MVAALEVVIPALYAISIAVLVVYGGNLLWLAVFHARDEELIDGPVPDPDNLPKPDDSWPVVTVQLPLYNEATVAERLIDACAALDYPRRKLEIQVLDDSTDDTVKVVEKRVSYWQDRGLDIVHIHRTDRTGYKAGALENGTRLARGDYLAVFDADFLPQPEFLRQMMPKFFEDDNLGMVQARWGHINQDHSLLTQVQAFGLDAHFAIEQHVRQRSGCFMNFNGTAGIWKRQCIEDAGGWEHDTLTEDLDLSYRAQLAGWRFEYLPTVEVPSELPADMNALRTQQFRWTKGAVETALKMTGRLWRSSEPIRVKMEGTMHLTAHFAFPFILLAAFTHAPLLLLKSLGYGPGETYFGVMGLGLIGFAGFFLAQLFAQRALYPDWSSRARLFPAFMAGSMGLALSNTKALWQALRGKKTAFVRTPKYGDTQSGNWWTSRYAISEVPRVIWGEALLALYCTVGLGVTIVLGEWAAIPFQALFAAGFVLVTVSNVQQVRTVRQAAPAPAT from the coding sequence ATGGTCGCCGCCCTTGAGGTCGTCATCCCCGCGTTGTACGCGATCTCCATTGCAGTTCTCGTTGTTTACGGAGGCAACCTGCTCTGGCTCGCCGTCTTTCATGCACGTGACGAGGAGCTCATCGACGGTCCGGTACCGGATCCGGACAACCTGCCCAAACCGGACGATTCCTGGCCTGTCGTCACCGTCCAGCTTCCCCTGTACAACGAGGCCACCGTCGCCGAACGCCTGATCGACGCCTGCGCTGCGCTGGATTACCCCCGCCGCAAGCTCGAAATCCAGGTGCTCGACGACTCCACGGACGACACGGTCAAGGTCGTCGAAAAGCGGGTCTCCTACTGGCAGGATCGCGGACTGGACATTGTCCATATTCACCGGACGGACCGGACCGGATATAAGGCCGGAGCCCTCGAAAACGGGACGCGCCTCGCACGCGGCGACTACCTGGCCGTGTTCGACGCCGACTTTCTCCCGCAGCCTGAGTTTTTGCGGCAGATGATGCCGAAATTCTTCGAGGACGACAACCTCGGCATGGTCCAGGCCCGATGGGGCCATATCAACCAGGATCACTCGCTGCTCACGCAGGTCCAGGCGTTTGGGCTCGACGCCCACTTCGCTATCGAGCAGCACGTTCGCCAGCGCAGCGGCTGCTTCATGAACTTCAATGGCACCGCCGGAATCTGGAAGCGTCAATGCATCGAGGACGCCGGCGGATGGGAGCACGACACGCTCACGGAGGATCTCGACCTTAGCTACCGCGCACAGCTTGCGGGTTGGCGATTCGAGTATCTCCCGACCGTCGAAGTGCCGTCCGAACTACCGGCAGACATGAACGCGCTCCGCACCCAGCAATTCCGCTGGACCAAAGGCGCCGTCGAGACAGCGCTCAAAATGACGGGACGCCTCTGGCGGTCGTCCGAGCCCATACGGGTTAAGATGGAAGGCACGATGCACCTCACCGCGCACTTCGCCTTCCCCTTCATCCTGCTCGCGGCCTTCACCCACGCCCCACTCCTCTTGCTCAAGAGCCTCGGATACGGTCCGGGCGAGACGTACTTCGGCGTGATGGGCCTTGGACTCATCGGATTCGCCGGATTCTTTCTCGCGCAACTTTTCGCCCAGCGGGCGCTCTATCCCGACTGGTCCAGCCGGGCCCGACTCTTTCCCGCCTTTATGGCCGGGTCGATGGGTCTCGCACTGTCGAATACGAAGGCACTCTGGCAGGCTCTCCGCGGGAAGAAAACCGCCTTCGTTCGCACGCCGAAATATGGCGATACGCAAAGCGGCAACTGGTGGACGAGCCGATACGCCATTTCCGAAGTCCCTCGTGTAATCTGGGGCGAAGCCCTTCTTGCACTCTACTGTACCGTCGGCCTGGGCGTGACGATCGTGCTCGGTGAATGGGCGGCCATCCCGTTTCAAGCCCTCTTCGCCGCCGGGTTCGTCCTCGTGACCGTGTCGAACGTGCAGCAAGTTCGCACCGTCCGACAGGCCGCGCCCGCCCCCGCAACCTGA